The following coding sequences lie in one Hyphobacterium sp. CCMP332 genomic window:
- a CDS encoding accessory factor UbiK family protein — translation MQTRNPLLNDFAELMTDAFSAAQAAGEEAQTVFRAQADKMAARMDFVSREEFDAVKAVAQAARDEADALKVRIEALEKAATKPVAKTASARKPAAKKSTAKKPASGKK, via the coding sequence ATGCAAACCCGTAATCCGCTGCTCAATGATTTCGCTGAACTGATGACGGACGCCTTCTCGGCGGCGCAGGCAGCCGGTGAAGAGGCGCAGACCGTTTTCCGGGCGCAAGCCGACAAAATGGCGGCGCGTATGGATTTCGTCAGCCGCGAGGAATTCGACGCGGTCAAAGCCGTGGCACAGGCTGCGCGCGACGAGGCCGACGCTCTGAAGGTCCGCATCGAAGCTCTGGAAAAGGCGGCCACAAAGCCGGTTGCGAAGACGGCCTCGGCCAGAAAGCCGGCGGCGAAGAAATCCACAGCCAAAAAGCCTGCCAGCGGCAAGAAGTAA